The Pseudoalteromonas ruthenica genome has a window encoding:
- a CDS encoding cation:proton antiporter, with the protein MEYQLAAALGLAFFIYSVSFRRLARAELTGPMYFVIVGAALAWAFSDAMKVDQPLSALLPLVELTLAVFLFTDAAKTRINVLKSQFKYPLVLLFVALPITFFATFALGYLLFPHMHIIALALLAIILTPTDAALSKGLLESQSVPEKIRESINVESGLNDGMCVPIFLFLFLSWQHGEFQGAATMLTFLIEEIGVALIVGVSVTYGALKLTQLSATRHYFEKSSSPFLVLSVAVSVFTLAQLLGGSGFVAAFVGGLVFDKFYRADDDEKLIEDSEHIADFFSYLIWCLFGAYAFIQLQTIDLNIYKVLFAFLAATLVRVVPVMLSLIPFNKLSLKEKFTLAWFGPRGLASIVFTLMVLESTENGLAELATLTILMSVFIHGITTRPIANSYKNRN; encoded by the coding sequence ATGGAATATCAATTGGCAGCAGCCCTGGGCTTAGCATTTTTTATTTACTCAGTTAGCTTTCGTAGATTGGCTCGGGCTGAATTAACTGGCCCAATGTATTTTGTCATTGTCGGTGCCGCGCTTGCCTGGGCATTTAGCGATGCAATGAAAGTGGATCAGCCATTGAGCGCGCTATTACCATTAGTTGAATTGACACTTGCGGTATTTCTTTTTACTGATGCAGCCAAGACGCGTATTAATGTACTAAAGTCGCAGTTCAAGTATCCTTTGGTGCTTTTGTTTGTCGCTTTACCAATAACCTTTTTTGCTACGTTTGCTTTGGGGTATTTACTTTTTCCGCACATGCACATTATTGCCTTGGCCCTATTGGCCATCATCTTAACACCTACAGACGCTGCGCTTAGCAAAGGCTTGCTCGAATCGCAAAGTGTTCCAGAAAAAATACGTGAATCGATCAATGTGGAAAGCGGTCTTAACGATGGGATGTGCGTTCCTATATTTTTATTCTTGTTTCTTTCTTGGCAGCATGGTGAGTTTCAAGGTGCGGCGACGATGCTTACATTTCTCATTGAAGAAATTGGTGTCGCACTCATTGTTGGTGTCAGTGTTACCTATGGGGCATTAAAGCTTACTCAGCTAAGCGCTACTCGCCATTACTTTGAGAAATCATCGAGTCCATTTTTAGTTTTGTCGGTCGCTGTTAGTGTGTTCACTCTCGCCCAACTCCTTGGCGGCAGTGGCTTTGTTGCGGCATTTGTAGGTGGTTTGGTTTTTGATAAATTTTATCGTGCCGACGATGATGAAAAACTAATAGAAGACAGTGAGCATATCGCAGACTTCTTTTCCTATCTTATCTGGTGTTTATTCGGTGCATATGCCTTCATCCAACTTCAAACAATAGATCTAAATATCTATAAAGTATTATTTGCATTCTTAGCTGCAACCTTAGTACGTGTGGTCCCGGTGATGTTGAGCTTAATTCCTTTTAACAAACTGTCATTAAAAGAAAAATTTACGCTTGCTTGGTTTGGTCCAAGGGGGTTGGCATCCATTGTATTTACGCTAATGGTGTTAGAGTCTACTGAAAATGGCTTAGCCGAGTTAGCGACACTCACCATTTTGATGAGTGTCTTCATTCATGGGATCACCACTCGCCCGATTGCTAATTCCTATAAAAATAGAAATTAA